The Nostoc sp. 'Lobaria pulmonaria (5183) cyanobiont' genome window below encodes:
- the fldA gene encoding flavodoxin FldA encodes MSKKIGLFYGTQTGNTESDAEKIRDEFGGDAVTLHPIYEADTTTFDEYDLLIIGSPTWDIGQLQSDWEGFFSDLDEINFSGKLVAYFGDGDQYGYSDNFQDAIGILEEKISQRGGKTVGYWPTDGYDFENSRALKNGKFVGLALDEGSQSELTDERIKTWVTQLKTEFGL; translated from the coding sequence ATGTCGAAAAAAATCGGTCTGTTCTACGGTACTCAAACTGGCAACACTGAATCTGATGCTGAAAAAATTCGGGATGAGTTTGGTGGTGATGCTGTAACATTACATCCCATTTATGAAGCGGATACTACAACTTTTGATGAGTATGACTTACTAATTATTGGCTCTCCCACTTGGGATATTGGTCAACTTCAGAGCGATTGGGAAGGCTTTTTCTCCGATCTGGATGAAATAAATTTTAGTGGTAAGCTGGTTGCCTATTTTGGTGATGGAGACCAATATGGCTATAGCGATAACTTCCAGGATGCAATTGGAATTTTGGAAGAAAAAATTTCCCAACGAGGCGGTAAAACTGTTGGTTACTGGCCAACAGATGGGTATGACTTTGAGAATTCTAGAGCTTTGAAAAATGGCAAGTTTGTTGGTTTGGCACTTGATGAAGGTAGTCAATCTGAGCTAACAGATGAGCGAATTAAAACTTGGGTTACTCAGTTGAAGACAGAATTTGGTTTGTAG
- a CDS encoding glycosyltransferase family 39 protein, with protein MRVLFQGAFYFYKQIISLLPVYAIHFLPLTDKNSSSLRKHWHNWQTRLPPFWVHLLPILIWLIVGISLRLVNLTAKPPWTDEFATLVFSLGNTFLSVPLDRAIALDILLQPLQLNPAATIGDVIHNLATQDSHPPLYFVLAYLWMKLFPSDGGLVSLFAARSLPAIFGAASIPCVYVLGRVAFRSRLVGHLTAAMMAVSPYGVFLAQEARHYTLAILWVIGSLTCLVIATRHIQNRTPLSIWVALFWIEINALGIATHYFFTLTLCTEVVVLIFLAWLQLQTSSKFSLLFSPPWRRIYAVAIGTCVAGLIWIPTLLENKNRDSLTEWIRGSRVGLDWLSPIFQALGTLIAMISLLPVESSQALVVIPSGVVMLTFFIWAVPILLRGIKIQLQHPENRMMIQVFAGVVISAIALFFIFTYFLGIDLTRGARYNFVYFPAIVVLLGASLAVCWHPPKEWMETEPGKNGITSIGKWGINGKKAVILIWLIGFFSAVTVICNLGYQKYYRPDLFVQLIQQTSPTPVLIATTHKTYVHTGEIMGVAREIKLANSLQNPLFLLAHQDRDPNASTIALENTLKKLPRPFDLWLVNFHAPVAESANTCVMSDTQSLPTVDGYEYELYHCQ; from the coding sequence ATGAGAGTTCTTTTCCAAGGTGCATTTTATTTTTACAAACAAATTATCTCGTTGCTACCCGTCTACGCTATCCATTTCCTGCCTCTAACAGATAAAAACTCCAGCTCACTACGCAAGCATTGGCATAATTGGCAGACTCGCCTTCCTCCTTTCTGGGTTCATCTCTTGCCGATCTTAATCTGGTTGATTGTCGGCATCAGCTTGCGCCTAGTTAACTTGACTGCAAAGCCTCCTTGGACTGATGAGTTTGCCACCTTGGTGTTTAGCTTGGGGAATACTTTTTTATCAGTACCCCTAGATCGAGCGATCGCACTTGATATTCTATTACAACCACTGCAACTAAACCCAGCCGCTACTATTGGTGATGTCATTCACAACTTAGCTACACAAGATAGTCATCCACCACTGTATTTTGTGCTGGCTTACCTGTGGATGAAATTATTTCCCAGCGATGGAGGATTAGTATCGCTGTTTGCTGCGCGATCGCTACCAGCTATATTCGGTGCTGCCTCCATCCCGTGTGTTTACGTATTAGGTAGGGTAGCATTTCGTTCGCGATTAGTGGGACACTTAACTGCTGCCATGATGGCAGTATCACCTTATGGTGTATTTTTAGCACAAGAAGCGCGTCATTACACTTTGGCAATCTTATGGGTAATTGGTTCCCTCACCTGCTTAGTAATTGCCACACGTCATATTCAAAACCGCACACCTTTATCTATATGGGTAGCACTTTTCTGGATAGAAATTAATGCTTTAGGTATTGCTACTCATTATTTTTTCACCCTGACTCTCTGTACAGAAGTCGTAGTTTTGATTTTTCTTGCTTGGCTTCAATTGCAAACTAGCAGCAAATTTTCTCTCCTCTTCTCTCCTCCCTGGCGGCGCATCTATGCCGTTGCTATAGGTACTTGTGTAGCGGGTTTAATTTGGATACCAACCTTGTTAGAGAATAAAAATCGTGATAGTTTGACAGAGTGGATTCGAGGTTCGCGCGTTGGACTAGATTGGTTAAGCCCAATTTTTCAAGCTTTAGGAACATTGATTGCAATGATTTCCCTATTACCAGTTGAATCTTCTCAAGCTTTGGTTGTGATTCCTTCTGGAGTAGTGATGTTGACTTTCTTTATTTGGGCAGTACCAATTTTGCTGCGTGGGATAAAGATTCAACTACAGCACCCCGAAAACCGGATGATGATTCAGGTGTTTGCTGGAGTAGTTATCAGTGCGATCGCTTTATTCTTTATATTTACGTACTTTTTGGGTATTGACCTCACCAGGGGTGCTAGATATAACTTTGTTTACTTTCCGGCGATCGTTGTTTTACTAGGAGCAAGTCTGGCAGTTTGTTGGCATCCTCCCAAAGAATGGATGGAAACAGAGCCAGGGAAAAATGGGATAACAAGCATAGGTAAATGGGGAATAAACGGGAAAAAAGCCGTAATATTAATTTGGTTAATCGGATTTTTCAGTGCAGTTACAGTAATTTGCAATCTCGGCTATCAAAAATATTATCGTCCTGACCTGTTTGTGCAACTAATTCAACAAACATCCCCAACACCAGTACTGATTGCCACCACCCACAAAACTTATGTACACACTGGAGAAATTATGGGAGTTGCGAGGGAGATTAAACTTGCAAATTCACTTCAAAATCCTCTGTTTCTCCTTGCTCATCAAGATCGAGATCCGAATGCTTCCACCATTGCTTTGGAAAATACTTTAAAAAAACTACCACGACCTTTTGATCTGTGGCTGGTAAACTTTCACGCACCCGTAGCAGAAAGCGCGAACACATGTGTTATGTCTGATACTCAATCTTTGCCAACCGTAGACGGCTACGAATATGAACTTTATCACTGTCAATAA
- a CDS encoding glycosyltransferase, giving the protein MKTNSSNSLLTVSTGPLKISELPPNPVGTGDESIHLSLVIPTYKERENIKNVVNVLSQLLDESIAGKYELIVVDDDSPDRTWEIAQSLTTEYPQLRVMRRQQERGLSSAVIRGWQAATGIVLGVIDGDLQHPPEVLIQLLRSIEQGADLAVASRHVEGGGVSSWSVVRRFLSRGAQLLGLVILPGVLGRVSDPMSGYFMVRRSAIAGATLNPVGYKILLEVIGRGKVDQVAEVGYVFCERKQGESKVTWKQYIDYIHHLVRLRLSTGKLGRLRRKVNFPVGRFLRFGLVGFSGVFVDMAILYLLSDPTTLAWPLMPSKIIAGEIAILNNFFWNDAWTFADVSARQQGWKQRLKRFVKFNTICLVGLGLNLLVLYLIFNFLIPNRYIANFIAIAVATVWNFWINLKLSWRVTDVK; this is encoded by the coding sequence ATGAAAACAAACTCATCCAACTCGCTGTTAACAGTATCAACTGGCCCGTTAAAGATTTCAGAGTTGCCTCCCAACCCCGTGGGTACAGGTGATGAATCTATTCATCTTTCTCTAGTAATTCCTACTTATAAAGAGCGTGAAAACATCAAGAATGTAGTCAACGTATTGAGTCAATTACTGGATGAATCTATTGCAGGAAAGTATGAACTAATAGTGGTAGATGATGATAGCCCAGACCGAACCTGGGAGATAGCACAATCTTTGACGACAGAATACCCCCAATTGCGGGTGATGCGACGCCAACAGGAACGGGGGCTGTCTTCAGCGGTGATTCGTGGGTGGCAAGCAGCCACAGGCATTGTGTTGGGGGTGATTGATGGAGATTTACAGCATCCACCAGAGGTACTAATACAACTGTTGCGTAGTATTGAGCAAGGAGCAGATTTGGCAGTAGCTAGCCGTCATGTAGAAGGAGGCGGTGTTAGTAGCTGGAGTGTTGTTAGGCGTTTTTTGTCTCGTGGCGCTCAGTTGTTAGGCTTGGTAATCTTACCGGGGGTATTGGGCAGAGTTTCTGACCCGATGAGTGGTTATTTTATGGTGCGTCGGAGTGCGATCGCAGGTGCAACACTCAATCCAGTCGGATATAAAATTCTCCTAGAAGTAATTGGCCGGGGAAAAGTAGACCAAGTTGCCGAGGTTGGGTATGTATTTTGTGAACGCAAACAGGGTGAGAGTAAGGTGACATGGAAGCAATATATAGATTACATCCACCACTTGGTACGATTGCGGCTTTCCACAGGGAAATTAGGACGATTGCGTAGAAAAGTCAATTTCCCAGTTGGTCGATTCCTCCGGTTTGGGTTGGTTGGCTTTAGTGGCGTATTTGTAGATATGGCAATACTTTACTTACTTAGCGATCCAACTACTTTGGCTTGGCCACTGATGCCCAGCAAAATTATTGCTGGTGAGATTGCAATTTTAAATAATTTTTTCTGGAATGATGCTTGGACATTTGCTGATGTCAGCGCTAGACAGCAAGGATGGAAGCAACGCCTGAAGCGGTTTGTCAAATTCAACACCATTTGTCTTGTTGGACTGGGATTGAATTTACTGGTATTATATTTGATATTCAATTTTCTTATTCCTAACCGTTATATTGCCAACTTTATTGCGATCGCAGTTGCTACCGTCTGGAATTTCTGGATTAATTTGAAACTTAGCTGGCGCGTCACTGATGTGAAATAA
- a CDS encoding alpha/beta hydrolase, protein MSDSFDVLWLSASPVLQRFDKPLLEHLSSYINVAQWEYQQTKDEASCIDQAVDLVYDFLKSRDRPVHLAGHGIGGAIALTFARRFPQKVRSLTLLAVAAQPANNWHAHYYFQRQLFSISRELVLASSVRSLFGNQPPHTTKKLVAALDKDLEQSPSSHSLFKLVYLPKGGVSMPMMVCGSKSDPVVNPPALHDWLNWLKPEDKLWECPQGYHFFHYFYPQQVGEQILSFWQCHHPHLLEASALSFSTSTN, encoded by the coding sequence ATGTCTGATTCATTTGATGTTTTATGGTTAAGTGCCAGTCCTGTTTTACAGCGTTTTGATAAACCATTACTTGAACATTTATCTAGTTATATAAATGTTGCCCAGTGGGAATACCAGCAAACCAAAGATGAAGCCAGTTGCATAGATCAAGCTGTGGATTTGGTGTATGACTTTTTAAAATCGCGCGATCGCCCCGTGCATTTAGCAGGACATGGTATAGGTGGTGCGATCGCTTTAACCTTTGCGCGTCGATTTCCTCAAAAAGTGCGATCGCTCACCCTGCTGGCTGTAGCAGCTCAACCTGCAAACAATTGGCACGCTCACTATTACTTTCAACGACAACTTTTTAGCATCAGCCGTGAGCTAGTTTTGGCAAGCAGCGTTCGCAGTCTATTTGGAAATCAACCACCTCATACCACTAAAAAGTTAGTAGCTGCTTTAGATAAAGATTTAGAACAATCTCCATCGTCCCACTCTTTATTTAAGTTGGTTTATTTACCTAAGGGTGGAGTTTCTATGCCAATGATGGTATGTGGTAGCAAGAGCGATCCTGTAGTCAATCCGCCTGCATTGCATGACTGGTTAAATTGGTTGAAGCCAGAAGATAAACTCTGGGAATGCCCACAAGGGTATCATTTTTTTCACTACTTCTATCCTCAACAGGTTGGCGAACAGATTTTGAGTTTTTGGCAATGCCACCATCCGCATCTACTGGAAGCATCTGCACTATCTTTTAGCACTTCTACAAATTAG
- a CDS encoding mannose-1-phosphate guanyltransferase, with protein MRAVLMAGGSGTRLRPLTCDLPKPMVPILNRPIAEHIINLLKRHQITEVIATLHYLPDVLRDYFQDGSDFGVQMTYAVEEDQPLGTAGCVKNIAELLDETFLVISGDSITDFDLTAAIAFHKQKKSKATLILTRVPNPIEFGVVITDEETRIRRFLEKPSSSEIFSDTVNTGTYILEPEVLEYLPANIESDFSKDLFPLLLTKDEPMYGYIAQGYWCDVGHLDAYREAQYDALDRKVQLDFAYKEVSHELWVGQNTYIDHTAVIETPVVIGDNCRIGARVQIEAGTVIGDNVTIGADANLKRPIVWNGAFIGEEAHLSACVISRGTRVDRRAHVLEAAVVGSLSTVGEEAQISPGVRVWPSKKIESGAVLNINLIWGNTAQRNLFGQRGVQGLANIDITPEFAVKLGAAYGSTLKPGSKVTVSRDQRNVSRMVTRSLIAGLMSVAVDIQNLDATAIPIARTVIPTMSVAGGIHVRVHPDRPDYILIEFMDAKGINISKALEKKIEGAYFKEDMRRALIHEIGDVSYPSQVNDRYCTAFEKLLHVHTLRNSRAKVVIDYVYAVSGAVLPQMLDKFGADAVVLNASVNKTAMSITDREGLLTQLGHVVEALKANFGVQVSANGEQLILVDESGYPIRGEMLTALMVDMILTANPRGTVVVPVHASSAIEQVARRHDGRVIRTKANPTALMEACQKNPNVVLGGSGETGFIFPQLHPGFDAMFCIAKIIEMLTIQERSLAAARSELPRVIHKTYTVRCPWTAKGALMRYLVETHPAQNLELIDGVKICQPYDDSWLLVLPDASEPLVHLYANSNDREWVDETMRNYRTRVQSFVERQQEYQPAEV; from the coding sequence ATGCGTGCAGTATTGATGGCAGGGGGTTCGGGAACGCGGCTTCGCCCGTTAACTTGCGATCTGCCGAAACCGATGGTGCCGATTCTAAATCGACCAATTGCCGAACATATTATCAATCTCCTCAAACGACATCAAATTACAGAAGTTATTGCGACATTGCATTATTTACCTGATGTCTTGCGAGACTATTTTCAAGATGGCAGCGATTTTGGCGTCCAGATGACCTATGCTGTCGAAGAAGATCAGCCTTTGGGTACAGCTGGCTGTGTGAAAAACATTGCTGAACTTCTTGATGAAACTTTTTTAGTTATTAGCGGTGATAGCATAACAGATTTTGACCTGACAGCAGCGATCGCATTCCACAAACAAAAGAAGTCAAAAGCTACTTTGATTTTAACCAGGGTTCCCAATCCGATTGAATTTGGAGTGGTGATTACCGATGAGGAGACACGGATTCGGCGATTTTTAGAAAAACCCTCTAGTAGTGAAATTTTTTCTGATACCGTCAATACTGGTACTTACATTCTTGAACCAGAAGTTTTGGAATATCTGCCAGCAAACATTGAATCTGACTTTTCCAAAGACTTATTCCCCTTACTACTAACAAAAGATGAGCCAATGTATGGTTACATTGCTCAAGGTTACTGGTGTGATGTTGGTCACTTAGATGCCTATCGTGAGGCTCAGTATGACGCGTTAGATCGGAAAGTGCAACTAGATTTTGCCTATAAAGAAGTTTCTCATGAGTTATGGGTAGGCCAAAATACTTACATCGATCATACGGCTGTGATTGAAACCCCAGTAGTGATTGGTGACAATTGTCGCATTGGCGCAAGAGTACAAATTGAGGCAGGAACCGTAATTGGGGATAATGTCACTATTGGCGCTGATGCTAATCTCAAACGTCCCATAGTGTGGAATGGGGCATTTATTGGCGAGGAAGCACATCTTTCTGCCTGTGTAATTTCCCGTGGCACTCGTGTAGACCGCCGCGCCCATGTATTAGAAGCTGCTGTTGTGGGTTCGCTTTCCACGGTGGGAGAAGAAGCTCAAATTAGCCCTGGTGTACGTGTTTGGCCCAGTAAAAAGATTGAGTCAGGAGCAGTTTTAAACATTAACTTGATTTGGGGAAACACCGCCCAACGAAATTTATTTGGGCAACGTGGTGTCCAAGGATTAGCGAATATCGACATCACCCCAGAATTCGCTGTGAAATTGGGAGCGGCTTACGGTTCTACTTTGAAACCTGGTTCTAAAGTAACGGTTTCGCGTGACCAGCGTAATGTCTCTCGGATGGTGACGCGATCGCTGATTGCTGGTTTAATGTCAGTAGCTGTTGACATTCAAAACCTCGATGCCACAGCTATCCCCATCGCCCGCACGGTTATACCCACAATGTCGGTAGCTGGTGGTATCCACGTCCGGGTACACCCTGATCGCCCTGACTACATTCTGATTGAATTTATGGATGCCAAGGGCATTAATATCTCCAAAGCCCTGGAAAAGAAAATTGAAGGGGCTTATTTTAAGGAGGATATGCGGCGGGCGCTAATTCATGAAATTGGCGATGTGTCTTACCCTAGCCAAGTGAATGACCGCTACTGTACTGCTTTTGAGAAACTGTTGCATGTTCATACACTCCGCAACAGCCGCGCAAAAGTGGTGATTGATTATGTTTATGCAGTGTCGGGGGCAGTTTTACCCCAAATGTTGGATAAATTTGGCGCTGATGCAGTGGTATTGAATGCCAGTGTCAATAAAACAGCGATGTCAATCACCGATCGCGAAGGATTGCTGACTCAGTTAGGTCATGTAGTGGAGGCATTAAAAGCTAACTTTGGGGTGCAAGTATCCGCTAATGGAGAACAGCTAATTTTAGTTGATGAATCAGGCTACCCAATTCGTGGGGAAATGTTAACAGCACTGATGGTAGACATGATATTAACCGCTAACCCCAGAGGAACAGTAGTTGTACCAGTTCATGCTTCCAGCGCTATCGAACAAGTTGCCCGTCGGCATGATGGCAGAGTGATTCGCACTAAAGCCAACCCTACAGCTTTAATGGAAGCTTGCCAGAAAAACCCGAATGTGGTCTTAGGAGGTAGTGGAGAGACTGGTTTTATTTTCCCGCAACTGCATCCGGGATTTGATGCCATGTTCTGCATTGCGAAGATAATTGAGATGTTGACTATACAAGAGCGATCGCTTGCTGCTGCACGGTCAGAATTGCCTCGTGTAATTCACAAGACTTATACAGTCCGTTGCCCGTGGACAGCCAAGGGTGCTTTGATGCGTTACTTGGTGGAAACTCACCCAGCGCAAAATCTAGAATTAATTGATGGAGTAAAAATCTGTCAACCCTACGATGACAGTTGGCTGTTAGTTTTACCAGATGCCAGCGAACCACTGGTGCATTTGTATGCAAATAGCAACGATCGCGAATGGGTAGATGAAACTATGAGAAACTACCGCACCCGTGTCCAGTCGTTTGTGGAAAGACAACAAGAATATCAACCAGCCGAAGTTTAA